In a single window of the Chaetodon trifascialis isolate fChaTrf1 chromosome 19, fChaTrf1.hap1, whole genome shotgun sequence genome:
- the ccnc gene encoding cyclin-C, translating into MAGNFWQSSHYLQWVLDKQDLMKERQKDLKFLSEEEYWKLQIFFANVIQALGEHLKLRQQVIATATVYFKRFYARYSLKSIDPVLMAPTCVFLASKVEEFGVVSNTRLISAATSVLKTRFSYAFPKEFPYRMNHILECEFYLLELMDCCLIVYHPYRPLLQYVQDMGQEDMLLPLAWRIVNDTYRTDLCLLYPPFMIALACLHVACVVQQKDARQWFAELSVDMDKILEIIRVILKLYDQWKNFDDRKEIAAVLNKMPKPKPPPNSEGDQSSNGNQSNSYSQS; encoded by the exons ATGGCGGGAAACTTCTGGCAAAGTTCTCATTA TCTGCAGTGGGTTCTGGACAAGCAGGACTTGATGAAAGAGCGTCAGAAAGATCTGAAGTTTCTTTCTGAAGAGGAGTACTGGAAGCTGCAGATTTTCTTCGCCAATG TGATCCAGGCTTTAGGGGAACACCTGAAGCTGCGGCAGCAGGTCATTGCTACTGCAACTGTGTACTTCAAACGCTTCTATGCCAG GTATTCCCTGAAAAGTATAGATCCGGTGCTCATGGCTCCTACCTGTGTTTTCTTGGCTTCTAAAGTTGAG GAATTTGGAGTTGTGTCCAATACCAGGCTGATCTCTGCAGCAACATCTGTGT tgaaaacaagatTTTCCTATGCCTTTCCAAAGGAGTTCCCTTACAGAATGAATCAT ATATTAGAATGTGAGTTCTACCTTCTGGAGTTGATG gaCTGCTGCCTGATAGTGTACCACCCCTACAGACCATTGTTGCAGTATGTGCAGGATATGGGACAGGAGGACATGCTGCTGCCCCTGGCCTG GCGAATAGTGAATGACACGTACAGGACGGACCTGTGTCTGCTCTACCCTCCCTTCATGATTGCCTTGG CCTGTCTGCATGTCGCCTGTGTGGTACAGCAGAAAGATGCCAGGCAGTGGTTTGCAGAGCTCTCTGTTGACATGGACAAA ATCTTGGAGATTATCCGTGTCATTCTGAAGCTCTACGACCAGTGGAAAAACTTTGATGACAGAAAGGAGATAGCTGCCGTGCTAAACAAGATGCCGAAGCCCAAACCTCCTCCGAACAG CGAGGGTGACCAGAGCTCCAATGGCAACCAAAGCAACTCCTACAGCCAGTCTTAG
- the ngs gene encoding notochord granular surface, with protein sequence MSCSPERISSYRRHFDGTPAFQLRVSSPSPSRRETRHRSASFTRTGGAMGRRAVTSSGSMGALCFGMSMGLGSKLDLDAAAAENQTYMITRTNERQEMVALNDRLAVYIEKVRTLESKNKLLEAEIEALKSRHARPSGLRQLYESQLKDLNRDADQMRAQRDMSLAAKEAMLGQLDMLKAKYDEAVDVRKKTEHDIEALRPDVDRATSARIVLEKHLEQLEVELAFLQRVHKEEIEELMQQIHSATSKVDMTFGLPDLSTAVRQIQSQYDSIAAKNLQEMDTWYRSKFQDLSNASNKHVQSVRSVREEITGYKKDILSKGRELDALKMRNEYLEAQIRDAVEKHKKKEEDLRERIEAIKLDLKVTKEKIALLLREYQDLLNVKMALEVEITTYRKLIEGEDSRLGTMVRSLSLTGGLNLTSGVSMRAASASDSSAPAAISKLDGASGDLTCRGAEKASGAGGARAEVASSDTQTNLEEQATEMSERKTVLMRTVKTDEDTYERDTQERTIIISGAADDTEEEE encoded by the exons ATGAGCTGCAGTCCGGAGAGGATATCTTCTTACCGCCGGCACTTCGACGGCACTCCTGCCTTCCAGCTGCGGGTGTCCAGTCCCTCTCCCAGCCGCAGGGAGACCCGCCACCGGTCGGCCAGCTTCACGCGGACTGGTGGGGCGATGGGGCGCAGGGCCGTGACCAG CAGTGGCAGTATGGGAGCGCTGTGCTTTGGTATGTCTATGGGCCTTGGGTCAAAACTGGACCtggatgcagctgcagcagagaaccAGACCTATATGATTACTCGAACCAATGAGAGGCAGGAGATGGTAGCCCTCAATGACCGCCTGGCGGTGTATATTGAAAAG GTGCGAACCCTGGAGTcaaaaaacaagctgctggaggctgaGATTGAGGCCCTGAAGAGCCGTCATGCCAGACCATCAGGCCTCAGGCAGCTGTACGAGTCTCAGCTGAAGGATCTCAACAGGGATGCAGATCAAATGAGAGCCCAGAGG GACATGTCTTTGGCAGCCAAGGAGGCGATGTTGGGCCAGTTGGACATGCTTAAGGCCAAATATGATGAAGCTGTGGACGTCCGGAAAAAGACAGAGCACGACATTGAGGCTCTTCGTCCG GATGTGGACAGAGCAACCTCAGCACGGATTGTGCTGGAGAAACACCTGGAACAGCTGGAGGTTGAGCTGGCCTTCCTGCAGAGAGTTCACAAGGAG GAAATCGAGGAGCTGATGCAGCAGATTCATTCAGCAACCTCCAAAGTGGACATGACCTTTGGCCTCCCAGACCTCTCCACTGCTGTCAGACAGATTCAGTCTCAATATGACAGCATTGCTGCCAAAAACCTACAG GAAATGGACACTTGGTACAGGTCAAAGTTTCAGGACCTGAGCAACGCCTCCAACAAACACGTTCAAAGTGTTCGCAGTGTGAGAGAGGAAATCACAGGCTACAAAAAGGAT attctCAGCAAGGGACGGGAACTGGATGCACTCAAGATGAGGAATGAGTATTTGGAGGCTCAGATTCGTGatgcagtggaaaaacacaagaagaaggaggaggacttACGG GAGCGTATAGAGGCGATTAAGCTGGATCTGAAGGTCACCAAGGAGAAGATCGCTCTGCTGCTGCGCGAATACCAGGACCTGCTAAATGTAAAGATGGCTCTGGAGGTTGAGATCACCACCTACAG GAAGCTGATTGAGGGGGAAGACAGCCGTCTGGGCACCATGGTCCGAAGCCTGTCCCTAACCGGAGGCCTGAATCTCACTTCCGGTGTCAGCATGCGTGCAGCGTCAGCCTCTGATAGCTCAGCCCCTGCAGCAATTTCAAAGCTGGATGGAGCCTCCGGTGACTTGACCTGTAGAGGGGCTGAGAAAGCCTCGGGTGCTGGCGGAGCCCGAGCGGAGGTGGCCTCATCAGACACCCAGACAAATTTAGAGGAGCAGGCAACTGAGATGTCCGAGAGAAAGACTGTTCTCATGAG AACAGTTAAGACAGATGAGGACACTTATGAGAGGGACACACAGGAGCGCACCATCATCATTTCTGGGGCAGctgatgacacagaagaagaagaatag
- the pgm3 gene encoding phosphoacetylglucosamine mutase isoform X1, with the protein MRTAPRWCRQHCAAQEEEKAEVMAQFQEVSKQSSLHSKPAGLVLQYGTAGFRTNAKQLDHIMFRMGLLATLRSRKTEKTIGVMVTASHNPEEDNGVKLIDPVGEMVTPTWEGYATQLANAEQEDLLAALQDVIEKEAIDMSQEANVFVGKDTRSSSARLSQAVLDGVSALGGHSKDYGLVTTPQLHYIVCCQNTEGKYGEPTVEGYYKKLSQAFIRLTKNASNCTDDQKHLSVDGANGIGALKVRELESQLRKELHLSVFNDGSKGKLNHQCGADFVKVQQNPPTGVKISPGERCCSFDGDGDRIVYYYTDSEGQFHLLDGDKISTLISTFLKELLQQACLDLKIAVVQTAYANGSSTRYLEDTMKVIVRCTKTGVKHLHHAAQEFDIGVYFEANGHGTVLFSKATEEKIQQLAENPTTDDKRKRAAVLLQNTINVINQTVGDAISDMLLIEAILAIKGMTIQQWDAIYSDLPNRQLKVKVSDRRVIDTTDAERRAVSPAGLQEAIDSLVKNYRQARSFVRPSGTEDVVRVYAEAETQESADELAHEVSLAVYRLAGGVGGEPKPLH; encoded by the exons ATGCGCACCGCTCCCCGGTGGTGTCGCCAACACTGCGCAgcgcaggaagaggaaaaggcagaag TCATGGCGCAGTTTCAGGAAGTATCAAAGCAGTCCAGTCTGCACTCCAAGCCTGCAGGGCTGGTTTTGCAGTACGGCACCGCAGGTTTCAGGACCAACGCCAAACAGCTGGACCACATCATGTTCAGGATGGGCCTGCTGGCCACTCTCCGCTccagaaagactgaaaagacCATTGGAGTCATGGTCACTGCATCGCACAACCCGGAG GAGGACAACGGGGTGAAGCTGATTGACCCCGTGGGGGAGATGGTGACACCGACATGGGAGGGCTACGCCACTCAGCTGGCCAATGCTGAGCAGGAGGATCTGCTCGCTGCTCTTCAGGACGTCATAGAGAAAGAAGCCATAGACATGAGCCAGGAGGCTAATGTGTTTGTGGGAAAAGACACCAG AAGCAGCAGTGCCAGGCTTTCACAGGCAGTGTTGGATGGAGTATCTGCACTCGGTGGTCACAGCAAAG ACTATGGTTTGGTGACCACCCCACAGCTCCACTACATTGTTTGCTGCCAGAACACAGAGGGTAAATATGGAGAACCCACAGTGGAAGGATATTATAAGAAACTCAGCCAAGCTTTCATCCGGCTCACAAAGAAT gcGTCCAATTGTACAGACGACCAGAAGCACCTCTCAGTGGATGGTGCTAATGGTATTGGGGCTCTAAAGGTGCGTGAGTTGGAGAGCCAACTGAGGAAGGAGCTGCATTTATCGGTGTTTAACGACGGCAGTAAAGGAAAGCTCAACCACCAGTGCGGCGCCGATTTTGTGAAAGTGCAGCAGAATCCTCCGACAg GCGTTAAGATTAGCCCAGGGGAGCGTTGCTGCTCCTTTGACGGCGACGGGGACCGAATAGTTTACTACTACACCGACTCTGAAGGGCAGTTTCACCTGCTGGACGGAGACAAAATCAGCACTCTCATCAGCACTTTCCTTAAAGAGCTGCTACAACAG GCCTGTCTAGACTTGAAGATAGCAGTGGTGCAAACAGCGTATGCTAACGGAAGCTCAACACGCTATCTGGAAGACACCATGAAG GTAATAGTGAGGTGTACAAAAACTGGAGTGAAGCACCTTCATCACGCAGCGCAGGAGTTTGACATTGGTGTGTACTTCGAGGCCAATGGTCACGGGACT gtgctgTTCAGTAAGGCGACTGAAGAGAAGATCCAGCAGCTAGCGGAGAACCCCACCACCGACgacaagaggaagagagcagcTGTCCTGCTGCAGAACACTATTAACGTCATCAAccag ACTGTAGGGGATGCCATTTCTgacatgctgctgattgaagcCATATTGGCCATCAAGGGTATGACTATCCAGCAGTGGGACGCCATCTACAGCGACCTGCCGAACAGGCAGCTCAAAGTCAAG GTGTCGGACCGCAGGGTGATCGACACGACAGATGCAGAGAGAAGGGCAGTGAGCCCAGCGGGACTGCAGGAAGCCATCGACAGTTTAGTGAAGAATTACAGACAGGCCCGCTCCTTCGTGAGACCCTCTGGCACCGAGGACGTGGTGAGAGTTTACGCCGAGGCAGAAACGCAG GAGAGCGCTGATGAGCTGGCACATGAAGTCAGCCTTGCGGTTTACCGTCTCGCCGGAGGAGTCGGGGGTGAACCCAAACCGTTGCactag
- the pgm3 gene encoding phosphoacetylglucosamine mutase isoform X2, producing the protein MAQFQEVSKQSSLHSKPAGLVLQYGTAGFRTNAKQLDHIMFRMGLLATLRSRKTEKTIGVMVTASHNPEEDNGVKLIDPVGEMVTPTWEGYATQLANAEQEDLLAALQDVIEKEAIDMSQEANVFVGKDTRSSSARLSQAVLDGVSALGGHSKDYGLVTTPQLHYIVCCQNTEGKYGEPTVEGYYKKLSQAFIRLTKNASNCTDDQKHLSVDGANGIGALKVRELESQLRKELHLSVFNDGSKGKLNHQCGADFVKVQQNPPTGVKISPGERCCSFDGDGDRIVYYYTDSEGQFHLLDGDKISTLISTFLKELLQQACLDLKIAVVQTAYANGSSTRYLEDTMKVIVRCTKTGVKHLHHAAQEFDIGVYFEANGHGTVLFSKATEEKIQQLAENPTTDDKRKRAAVLLQNTINVINQTVGDAISDMLLIEAILAIKGMTIQQWDAIYSDLPNRQLKVKVSDRRVIDTTDAERRAVSPAGLQEAIDSLVKNYRQARSFVRPSGTEDVVRVYAEAETQESADELAHEVSLAVYRLAGGVGGEPKPLH; encoded by the exons ATGGCGCAGTTTCAGGAAGTATCAAAGCAGTCCAGTCTGCACTCCAAGCCTGCAGGGCTGGTTTTGCAGTACGGCACCGCAGGTTTCAGGACCAACGCCAAACAGCTGGACCACATCATGTTCAGGATGGGCCTGCTGGCCACTCTCCGCTccagaaagactgaaaagacCATTGGAGTCATGGTCACTGCATCGCACAACCCGGAG GAGGACAACGGGGTGAAGCTGATTGACCCCGTGGGGGAGATGGTGACACCGACATGGGAGGGCTACGCCACTCAGCTGGCCAATGCTGAGCAGGAGGATCTGCTCGCTGCTCTTCAGGACGTCATAGAGAAAGAAGCCATAGACATGAGCCAGGAGGCTAATGTGTTTGTGGGAAAAGACACCAG AAGCAGCAGTGCCAGGCTTTCACAGGCAGTGTTGGATGGAGTATCTGCACTCGGTGGTCACAGCAAAG ACTATGGTTTGGTGACCACCCCACAGCTCCACTACATTGTTTGCTGCCAGAACACAGAGGGTAAATATGGAGAACCCACAGTGGAAGGATATTATAAGAAACTCAGCCAAGCTTTCATCCGGCTCACAAAGAAT gcGTCCAATTGTACAGACGACCAGAAGCACCTCTCAGTGGATGGTGCTAATGGTATTGGGGCTCTAAAGGTGCGTGAGTTGGAGAGCCAACTGAGGAAGGAGCTGCATTTATCGGTGTTTAACGACGGCAGTAAAGGAAAGCTCAACCACCAGTGCGGCGCCGATTTTGTGAAAGTGCAGCAGAATCCTCCGACAg GCGTTAAGATTAGCCCAGGGGAGCGTTGCTGCTCCTTTGACGGCGACGGGGACCGAATAGTTTACTACTACACCGACTCTGAAGGGCAGTTTCACCTGCTGGACGGAGACAAAATCAGCACTCTCATCAGCACTTTCCTTAAAGAGCTGCTACAACAG GCCTGTCTAGACTTGAAGATAGCAGTGGTGCAAACAGCGTATGCTAACGGAAGCTCAACACGCTATCTGGAAGACACCATGAAG GTAATAGTGAGGTGTACAAAAACTGGAGTGAAGCACCTTCATCACGCAGCGCAGGAGTTTGACATTGGTGTGTACTTCGAGGCCAATGGTCACGGGACT gtgctgTTCAGTAAGGCGACTGAAGAGAAGATCCAGCAGCTAGCGGAGAACCCCACCACCGACgacaagaggaagagagcagcTGTCCTGCTGCAGAACACTATTAACGTCATCAAccag ACTGTAGGGGATGCCATTTCTgacatgctgctgattgaagcCATATTGGCCATCAAGGGTATGACTATCCAGCAGTGGGACGCCATCTACAGCGACCTGCCGAACAGGCAGCTCAAAGTCAAG GTGTCGGACCGCAGGGTGATCGACACGACAGATGCAGAGAGAAGGGCAGTGAGCCCAGCGGGACTGCAGGAAGCCATCGACAGTTTAGTGAAGAATTACAGACAGGCCCGCTCCTTCGTGAGACCCTCTGGCACCGAGGACGTGGTGAGAGTTTACGCCGAGGCAGAAACGCAG GAGAGCGCTGATGAGCTGGCACATGAAGTCAGCCTTGCGGTTTACCGTCTCGCCGGAGGAGTCGGGGGTGAACCCAAACCGTTGCactag